The genomic stretch TCGGCTACTTTCCGCTCGTCGTCCTCGGGTTGTTCGTTTTCACCGTCGACCCGGGCGAAGGTGCAATGCGTCCCGATCCATTGTTCGCAGTCGCAATCGCCGGACTGGTGTATCCCCTCGTATTTGGCTCCCTCGGCGGCGTACTCGCTGGCTTCGCTTCGAATGTACTGGAGTAACATCGACATCGGTTGCCGAGAGGATCGCTGCCGTTCACTAGCAGTCAGAAGCCACCGCCAAAACGATCTGTCCGTTGGGACGCGAACGGAGAGCGATTCCCGGACATCGTTTCGTCGTCCGTGGTCGGCTATCGGAAGGAGGTCGACCGATTCGAACGGTCGTCGGGGCGCATCCCCAGGGACTCCTTCCGTCCTTGGGACCCCCTCGAATGCGCCCCGACGAGGCCACCTCGTTCAGCAACTCCCGCGACTGGTACGGCCGTCGACTCGAGTTCGACAGTACCGCTGTGGGCTCGAGTCATCTCGATCCGCCTCGATTCGACCCTCGAGCAGCCAGGGTCTCGAGTGGAACACACGTTTCGTCGCTTTCGAAGCCATTAGTTGGGCCTCTTCGAGTCGCCCGCACCCACCGATGGTCGCTGCGAGGCGTTTCCCTCTGCGATCGAGCGTCGAAAATCACGCTTTCAGGCGGAGTCGTTCTCGTGAAATCCTCGACATAAAAGGCAACGACGTTCGCTGTTGCCACAAGTATAATGATTATCCCAACAGTTGCTAAACTCGCAACTGGGTTATTGTTGTGAGATATGTAAACTTTGAACGGTTCCTGGGTTTAATACAGAACTCTCTCGATGACTCTTTCGTCTTCGAAGATGGCAACCCGCCACCGAAGACGGTAACCACATGTCACGGATAACACGAAACCAGGTATCTGCACTGATCGTTGCTGTCCTTATGGTGTCAGCCGCATTCGCTGGCGGCGCATCGGTTGTCGGGGCAAGCACTCAAGCCGACGCTGACGAAGAGGCCGACGAGATTAACGCGCTCATCGGAGATATCAACGAACAACTCGAGAACGTAGACGACGTCGAAACGGTCGACGAAGTCGACGATGATACTGCCGACGAGGTCCAAGATGACATCTTCACGCAAGTTGTCGCTGAGATAAACACGCAATCTCAGGACATGCTCGGTGAAGACATCGCAGACGATGTCGACACCCCTGAAGAAGCACAAGAAGAAGCTGACGAGATCGAAGACGAGTACGGCATTGCTGCTCAAGAAGCAGTCGACGGACTGAACAACGCCGCGGACAGCGTTGAGGAGATCCAGGAGATCGCCGAACAAGTCGAAGACGCGGATGACGACGAAGCAGACGATGACGAGGCAGATGACGACGACGCGGACGATGACGAAGCCGACGATGACGAAGCCGACGATGACGACGCGGATGACGACGAAGCAGATGACGACGACGCGGATGACGACGACGCGGACGACGACGAAGCAGATGACGACGACGCGGACGACGACGAAGCAGATGACGACGACGAAGCCGGTGACGATGTGGCCGACGATATCAACGCGCTCATCGAAGATATCAACGAACAACTCGAGAACGTAGACGACGTCGAAACGGTCGACGAAGTCGACGATGACACTGCCGACGAAGTCCAGGACGACATCTTCACGCAGGTCGTTGACGAGATCAACACGCAATCTCAGGAAATGCTCGGTGAAGACATCGCAGACGATGTCGACACCCCTGAAGAAGCACAAGAAGAAGCTGACGAGATCGAAGAAGAATACGGCGCTGCTGCTCAAGAGGCAGTCGACGGATTGAACAACGCCGCGGACAGCGTTGAGGAGATCCAGGAACTCGCCGAACAAGTCGACGACGAAGCAGACGATGACGACGCGGACGACGACGAGGCAGATGACGACGACGCGGANNNNNNNNNNNNNNNNNNNNNNNNNNNNNNNNNNNNNNNNNNNNNNNNNNNNNNNNNNNNGACGACGCGGACGACGACGAAGCCGACGATGACGACGCGGACGACGAAGCCGACGATGACGACGCGGACGACGAAGCCGATGACGAACTCGATGACGTCGAAGAGCTCATCGTCGAAGAGCTGAACATCGAAGAACTCACCGTCGAAGAACTGAACATTGAGGAACTCAACATCGAAGAACTCACCATCGAGGAGCTGAACATTGAGGAGCTCAACGTTGACGAACTCCCTCTCGATGACGACGATGTCGACTCTGACGACGACAAGGACGACAAGGTCGACGACGATGACGACGACACCGACGCAGACTGCTGAGTAACTACTCAGCTCGAATCAGTTAGTAGCCAATACTTCTTTTTTGTACACTGCACGCCGTTAGCGACCGCCTGCAACCATTCTGAAAGGGAGTTACGCGTCGACCGAAGTGGCGAACGACGTGAGCAACGCAGCCGACACGTGCCCCGTCCGTTCTCACCAACGGGTATTCCTATCGACTCGAGCGAGTCGTTGTTATTCTCCCCGCACAGAAGCGTGAACCGACTCGACCGTACTCTGGCTGGGACGCTCTTCGCGGAGACCCGTGTCGAGAGTCATCACAGCCGACCACAGCGAAATTCGTCGAACGAGACCGTCGATGGTCCATTAGTCGATTGTTACACTCCACTTCTACTGAGATCGCCACTGACCCGAGGGGCTTCGTCGACTCCTCTCTACATCGCTCGCGTCGGGATCGTAAGTGGCCTGCGCAATATGGACCAATCGTTCACCACCGTGACGGTGTGTATCCCGACGTGGAGGACGAAGCCTGTGTCCGTTCCTTTCACAAACTCCACTTTCGTTTCGACGCCGATAGGGGTATTCACCTCGTGGCGAAATTACACTCGATGTCCGCCGCTGAGAACGGGTTTCTGCTGATCAAAAGGTGCGTTTGGGTGCAATCCATGCGTGCTCGGACCTGTCCGAACTGTTTCGAATACCTACACAGTTTATAATAATTATAGTAATTGATGATAGCTCTGTGTTAGCAGTTGTGATGAGAAACAATAACGTTTCCCGTCGTACGGCTATCAAAGTATCCGGTGCTGCCGTTATGGTCGGATTGAGCGGCTGTGCTGACGATACCGGTCAAGAAAGTGAAGGGGATGACAACCCGGACGAAACCGACGACAACGGGGAGTCCGACGTCGACCCGATCGATGGCTCGGCCGAGAGCGTCGACGAAACGGTCGAGGAGGTTAACAGCGGCCCGATCGCCGATACCAACGAAAACGTCGAAACCATCAACGCCGAGTTAGAGAACGTCGACGAAGTCGAGGGAATCGACGACGTTGCCGCCGAAACCGTTGACGAAGCCCAAGACGAAGCGGACCGCCTCGAGAGTGAGGTCGATCGACTTCAGGACGACATCTTCACGCAGGTTGTCGCCGAGATCAACGCCCAATCAGAAGAACTCCTCGGTGAGGAAATCGCCGATCCGGTCGAAACCCCTGATGAAGCTCGGGACGAAGCCCAAGAAATCGACGACGAATTCGGCAATGCGGCCGAGGAAGCGGTCGAGGCACTGAACGACGCTGCGGACAACGTCGAGGAAAATCAAACGCACCTGAACGGCGCAGCCGATGCGCTAGAGGACGTCGAGGAGGACGAAGACGAGTAACGACGACCTCACTGGGCACTCGGAAACGAACGTCTGTTCACACTCGAGCAATCGCGCTGGCGAGAGTATCGAGTTTCGCGACCAGCTATCGACTCGTTGTCGTTGGTTCTCGCTTCGAAGACGAGCCCATCTCCCGCCAGCGGAGTGTCCCGGAATCGACCCGCCCAGATTACCGTCGTGCCTCGAGTTCGGCCTCGAGGTCCTCGAGACTCATCTCTTTCATCGAGAGCAACACCAGCAGATGGTAGACGATGTCGGCTGCCTCGTAGGCGACCTCGTCGTGATCGTCGTCTTTGGCCGCCAGAACGAGTTCCGTGGATTCCTCGCCGAGCTTTTCTAACACTGCGTTTTCGCCCTTCTCGTGCGTGAACAGCGACGCGGTGTAGGAGTCCTCCGGGAGCGTTTCCTTCCGATCTTCGATGACGGCGAACAACTCCTCGAGCGTGTCGTCCATCTACATCTCACCCGTGACGGTGCGAATATCCTCGAGTTGCTCGAACGTTTCGCTCTCGTCGCGTCCGTCCTCGAAGACGTCTTCGGTAATCTCGATCGGGACGTTCGTTCGGGCCGCAAGCGCGAGCGAGTCACTCGGTCGACAGTCGATGACCGTCTCGCCGCGTGGCGTCTGGACGTGCAGGTCGGCGATGTAGGTTCCGCCCCGTCCGTCGGCACGCTCTTTGATTTCGTTGACGACAACGCGGTCGACACGACTCCCCAGTTCCTCCAGCACGTCGAGGAGGAGGTCATGAGTCAACGGCCGGCCGATGTCTTCGGCCTCGAGCCCGCGCGCGATACTCGTCGCCTCGTTGAATCCGATGAAAATCGGCACGACGTCGTCTTCGTCGGCGACCTCGAGAACGACCACTGGAACTGGTCCCTGTGGCGTCCCCGCGACGCGAACCGCGTCGATGGATGCCTGCATATCGCTATCCTTGCGTGCGAGAGAGAAAACATGTCCGGTCGCGAATGCATGCACGGAATTGACTCTGGGTTACCATGACCGGTATTGGAATTGGGGCTCGAGTGTGGGAACCCGCTTCAAACGTGCTCGAGCGCGGGTACGCTCGCGTCTTTGTTCTCGAAAAACGCCAGTTCGTGGATGCGACTGTCCAGCGTCAGTTCGGGGTGGAAGGCAGTGCCGACGACGGGGCCGTCTCGCACGGCGACCGGTCGGCCGTTCCACGATGCCAGCACCTCGACGGTCTCGCCAACGTCGTCGATTGCGGGTGCGCGGATGAACACTGCCGGATACGGTTCGTCGTCGGCCAATCCGTCGACTGCGAGCGGCGCTTCGAAGCTGTCTTTCTGGCGGCCGAAGGCGTTTCGCTCGATGGTTACGTCGACGAGATCGAGTTCCTCGACCCGGTCATCGTTCGCGTCGCTCGAGGCGACGATCAATCCGGCACACGTCACGAACAGCGGTTTGTTAGCGCCGACGTGATCGCGGAGTTCCGGTGCGATACCCTCGCTCTGGACGAATCGGGAGATGGTCGTCGATTCGCCGCCGGGCATGGCGAGGAGGTCGCACTCGGGGACCAGCCCCGACTCACGGATTTCGTGGACGGTGACCTCGCGTCCGTGGGCGCTCACTGCGCGTTCGATAGCCGCCGCGTGCTCTTCGACGTCGCCCTGAACGGCGACGACGCCAGCGGTCAGTGACATGGCCGCGGATAGGCGGAGGGGTATCAAAAAGGCCGCGTCCCCGATTCCGACTCGGTGACGAGCCGAACGATCGTGCCGTCGGGATCGCTGACGGCGATTCCGTCGCCTCGCTCGTCGACCGCGTGCCCGTCCGCCTCGAGTCGCGTTCGAATCTCCTCGAGCGCTTCACTCGAGGGCACGACGAGTTCGAACCACGCCAACCCCTGCTCGTCGGGGGATCTCGGGTTCGAGCGCCGATTCCAGGTATTGATCCCGATGTGGTGATGGTAGCCGCCTGCAGCCAGAAACACCGCCGACGGTGCCGTGTCCATCACGTCGAAGCCCAGCGCGTCCGCGTAGAACGCCCGTGACTCCTCGAGCGAGGAAACCTCGAGGTGGACGTGTCCGACGGTCGTGTCAGGTGGCACCGTCTCCGCTGGCGCTGCACTCGGGCCGTCCGCCTCCGCCGTGGGCCTCTTCGCTTCTTCTAGTTCCTCGAGATCCAGCGGCCACGAGCCGATCTGTAGGCTCCCGTCGTCCTCGCGGGGCCATTCCGACTCGGGACGGTCGACGTACACCTCGACGCCGTTTCCCTCCGGATCTCGACAGTAGAGGGCCTTACTGACGCCGTGATCCGACGCTCCACTGAGCGTCCAGTGATCTCTGATTCGAGCGAGCACATCCGCTAACGCTGCGTCGCTGGGAACGCGAATCGCCACGTGGAACAATCCGGCTGACGCCTCGTCTCGAGGGCTGGCGTCCGGCTCGGCGTCTATCTCGAGCAGTGGCGTCCCATCGACGCCGAGCACCGCCGGGTCTCGGTTCACGACCTCGAGGCCGATCACCTCGCGGTAGAACTCGATGACCGTCGACTCATCGCTGACGGTCAGTGCACATCGACCGAGTCGCGTCGACGCCGGCCGTTGCAGGTCGGGACTGGTCATACGCCGAATACGTGCTCTTCGCCTATATACTGTCGAACGGTGTCTCCTCTCAGTCTGCAGTGTTCGTCGAAACGTCGTGTTTTGCATTCGACTGGAAGCCCGTCGGGCGTCGCCACTCGAGGATATTGTGAAAGGGAAAGTTGGGGTGGGGGGATTGGGGGTGGCGATAGACTATCGCAGATCGCCATTTGTGGGTACGATTCGATGCAGCGTAAGTATACTTACTAATTATGTTGCCATTTCCCGAATCGGATACTAATTATCTAGAACTGCCATCGAACACGAGGGAGACGAGCTTTCGCTCGGCCGCTCGCAAGTGGTACTGATACGTCGGTGAGGAAATATCGAGTGCCGCCGCAAGATCCTCACCAGTGCTGTCACGTGGCCACTCGAAAAAGCCGCTGTAGTGGGCCGCTTGCAGGGCTTCGAACTGCTTCGTCGTCAATCGCTCCTCGAGGTGCGTCTCGATCTGTCGGACCGACCGCGTCGTCGTCTCCCGTCGCGCCTCGAGTTCGACGTCGGCGTAGTGGTCTTGAATCGCCTCGACGAGTGATCTGGTCTGGACCTGTTGGGACACCTCGAGGGCGAGCGTCGTCGTTCCATCCGCCGCCGTCGCTCGCTGTAAGTGCACGTCGTACGTTCGTAGTACGTTCAAAATCGGTGACGACGTAACCGTGAGTTCGAACAACGTCTGTTCGTCCCCCTCCGAGACGACCGACACCGTCTCGATGGATGCCCATTGCGCTACTGATGGGAGCGTGGACGTCGGTGCACTGACGAAGACGACGTACGAATCGCTCTCTCGGCTGATGACGCCTTCGACCGTAATCGCCCCGTTTACTCGCTTTGCAACGCGATTGAGTAGCAACCGGGAGTCGTGACACGCGACCTCGATCTCGAGTCGGTTGTCGGTTACCATCGCGTGCGTGCGCTCGACCGACCGAATTGCGTGTCCGATCGTCTCACCGAGTTCACCGAGAACGTCCTGTTCACGCTCGCCAACCGAGTCCGCACCCTTAACGTGGACGAGCAAGACGCCGTAGTGACGGTCCATATCGGTCAGTGCCACCGCGAGGACCGTCTGATAGCCGTACGTCAGGGCTTCCTTTCGTCGCTGGCTCCACCCCTCTTCCTCGAGGACGTTTCTGACGACGCGTACGTCTCCGTCCTCGAGAGTCTCATCGATCAGTTCGAACTCCGGCGTTCGATCACCGTCGTCACGAACTCGATCGATAAACGCCGTGTCGACGCCAGCCCAGGCGGTTGGTTCCATCGGATCGTTGCTATCGGCGATCCAGGCGAAACAGTAGCGTTCCGTGTCGGCTAACCGATCACAGACCGTCGTCTCGATCTCCGAGCGCGTCGACGCCTGTGTCACACCGTGGGTAATCTCCCTGACGATCTCGTTCGTGTGATTGAGCTGCGTCAACTCCTCGTTCTGGCGCGTGAGCGTCCGATCGTGCTCTCGAAGGAGTTGTTCTCGTTCGGCACGGTCGAGGGCTGCCTCGGTGTTCGCTGCCAACGTGTGAAACAGCTCCTGCATGGTCTCGTCGAACCCGTCGACGGTCTTCGTTCCCGCAACCAACATGCCGTGCGTTCCGAGTGGCACGAGTAACTCACTTTGATTCGGTGGCGTCGCGTTCAGCGCCCCCGCATCCTGACTCACATGCTTGTAGTAGGCACTTTCCCCCTCTGAAAAGACGGACCAGAGGTTCCCATCTTCGCGCGTGATGGATTCGTCTGGATCGATGATTCCGTCCGATTTGGCAGACACCGCTGCCGACTCGAGTCGTCCTTCACCTGGTTCGAACGCGTACGCTGCAGCGACCGAAACGTCTAAAATGTCACTCGCAGTTTCGACGGCAACCTCGTAGATCTCGGCTTTCGTCCCCGCTCGCATGAGGTCCCGGGTCGCCTCGTGTAACGCCGTCACCGTCCGCTGGTAGCGCCGTTTACTCTCGTGTAACGCCGTCTCAGTTCGATACTGCGAGACGGCGTTCGTAATCTGATTCGCGAGCACCGCGTACTGATCCGATCCGGAGTCTTTCTGTAAATACTGGGTCACTCCCGCCGCAATCGCCTCGCTCGCCACGGCTTCTGACCCTCGACCCGTAAACAGAATAAACGGTAGTTCGGGATCACTTTCACGAACCCGATCGAGCAACTCGAGGCCCGTTAGCGTCGGCATCTCGTAGTCGCTCACGATACAATCGATCGGCTGTTTCTCGAGGCACTCGAGCGCCTCACAGGCGCCCGTCGCCGTTTTGGTCACGATCGCGTCGCGCTCTCGCTCGAGCATTTCACCGGCGAGTTCGGCAAATCCGGGTTCGTTATCGACGACGAGGACGGTGATCGGTTGCGTCATTGATTTCGATTCGGTCTGCCGTGAGGACAGTCTCTGATTGCGAACACTCGATTGAGTACTAAATAAGTAGCTCTTGAAGGTTATCCGGTCCGATCGTGGCTGTGTTTGGGGCGACAGTTTTCAGGAATCGTTCCGTCGAACTCGTAGGAGTCTGCCCAATTTATCGATGGATGATCGATACGTGAATCGAATCGTAACTCCATCTTTTGGGTCGTTGCATCCACCTCGTTGACCCAGTACAGTGTGTCAGTAGCGGGGTAGTACACGAGGAACGCATCGATTGCATCACCATACGTGTGCTCGTAGTACTCTCCATCTTTCGTCGTTTGTGAGTGCGTATTGAAACGTATCGTTTCGGCCTTGTTCTTCCACGCTGTCTTGCACTGAATTCGGTAGAGATCCCCGCTATCACCGACGACGAAATCGTACTTGTCGTTGTCTCCAAATGGAATTGAAACGTTGTACCCATACTCGATCAGTGTCGCAAGTACTTTCGACTCAGTCCGATCTCCAACGTCCTTCGAATTAGACATACCGTGGTTGCCTTTACTTTCCGATAAAAACATGCGGCGTCGAGAACACTTTCGCCTTTTGACAGCGGTTAGCCGATCAAAAAGCTCCTGGAGCGGGGTTTGAACCACGGTCGTTTCGCTGGCTGTGTTCGTTTCACTTATAGAATCAAATCCCTATCGAAGGTTCTCACAGACAAGTGACTCGCGTTACTCGTCGTGTTAGTTTGTAAAACGCCCGGAGCGGGATTTGAACCCGCGTCACAACCGTGACAGGGTTGTATGATGGGCCACTACACCATCCGGGCTTACAACACATCGTTTTCCGGTAACACTCTTAAGGGTTGTGCTCTGGAGATTGGCTGACTCACTTCCCCCACCGTCTTGGCGGAATTTTCTAGTACGGAAGTGTGTATGGAACCCTCTTCTCGAGCCGTGGTTCACTCGCGAATTGACGTCAATAGAATACACCCAGTGCGGGATTTGAACCACGGTCGCTTCGCTCCACTCCCTGTTTCAAATTCCGCTTCGTGTCGTCTATTCCGCTCACGGATGACGAGCACACGCTACGCGGTGCTCGGTAGAATTGTTCGCGGAAGAAGACGCCCGGAGCGGGATTTGAACCCGCGTCACAACCGTGACAGGGTTGTATGATGGGCCACTACACCATCCGGGCTTACAACACATCGTTTCCCGGTGACGGTATTAAGGCTTTCCAATCGAGTGCCGTGTGGTACGGGGAATCGGGACACGACGCCGGCACATCGACGCACTTTGTCACTGCTACACATGCTCCACAAGGAATTTAACTGATACTGGGATAGTAGCAGATGTGATCGGCACCTTCGATCAGGGTTGCCCGGTCGGCTAGCTACTGCTTCCGCTCGAGTTAGAAACCGTTAAATGCGTCCCGCCGGTATCTTCCTGTAGTATCCCGTGACAGCCGTTTCTCTCCCGATAGCCCACATGCACATCAACCTCAACACATGGTAGACGTAAGCCAACACGAACTCGTACCGGAGCACACTGTGCTCGATGAGGACGTCCTCGAGGGTGTCCTGACCGAGTATGACATCGACCGTACAGACTTACCGAAAATCAAGCGCACCGATTCAGCCTTGCCGGACGAAGCGGAGGTCGGAGACGTCATCAAAATCGTTCGGGACTCACGGACAACTGACCAAGCAGTCGTATATCGACTTGTGGTGGAATAATGGCAACTGAACTGAACAGATCAAAACGACGCGACATTTCACGCGAATACTTCTCGAAGGAACGACTCGCAGAACACCACTACCGTTCGTTCAACTCCTTCCTCAACCGGGGGATGCAACGGGTGGTCGACGAGAAGGAGACGATCGATACGGACATTGGCGATAAAGAGGGCGAAGAACCGGTTCACGTCAAACTCGGCGACGTTCGCGTCGTCACGCCTCGAGTTCGGGAAGCAGACGGCTCCGAAGAACTGCTCTACCCGCAGGAGGCTCGACTCCGCAACATCACGTACTCCGCGCCGGTCTTCATGGAAATGTCGATCGTCAAGGGCGAGGAGGGTGACCAGCGCGTCGTCGACTCGACGGAGACGAAGATCGGTCGGATGCCGATTATGGTCGGCTCCGATAAGTGTAACATTGCCGGCTTCTCCGACGAAGAACTGATCGAAATTGGCGAGGATCCTGCCGATCCCGGCGGCTACTTCATCGTCAACGGCTCCGAGCGCGTGCTAATGACCAGCGAGGACCTCGCGCCGAACAAGATCCTCGCAGAGTACGACACGAAGTACGGCGACGAGATTCAGGTCGCCAAGACGTTCTCCCAGCGCCGTGGTTATCGAGCCCTCGTGCTGTGTGAACGAACGCGAGACGGGCTCCTCGAGGTTTCCTTCCCCTCGGTCTCGGGCTCGATCAACTTCGTCACGCTCGTGCGCGCACTCGGACTCGAGAGCGACGAAGAGATCGTTCACAAGGTCTCGAACGACCCCGAGGTCGTCAAGTACATGCTCGAGAACCTCGAGGAAGCGGAGGTTCAGACCGAGGAAGAAGCGATCGAGGAACTCGGTAAACGCGTCGCCTCCGGCCAGGGCAAGAACTACCAGCTCAAACGTGCGAACTACGTCATCGACCGATATCTTCTCCCGCACCTCCACGAGGACGGCGTCGAGGAAGAAGACGTCCGAATCAACAAAGCACACTATCTCTGTCGGATGGCCGAAGCCTGTTTCGAACTCGCCTTGGGCCGTCGCGATTCGGACGACAAGGACCACTACGCGAACAAGCGACTGAAGGTCAGTGGCGACCTGATGAAGGATCTGTTCCGAACGGCGCTGAACAAACTCGCACGGGACGTGAAGTACCAACTCGAGCGAGCGAACATGCGAAACCGGAACCTCTCCGTTTCGACGGTGGTTCGCTCGGACGTGCTCACGGAGCGCCTCGAGCACCCGATCGCGACTGGCAACTGGGTCGGTGGTCGATCCGGTGTCTCACAACTGGTCGATCGAACGGACTTCATGGGCGTGCTCAGCCACCTTCGCCGTCTGCGATCGCCGCTGTCGCGTTCACAGCCACACTTCGAGGCGCGGGACTTACACGCGACCCAGTGGGGTCGCATCTGTCCCTCCGAGACGCCTGAGGGACCGAACTGTGGGCTAGTGAAGAACTTCGCGCAGGCGATGGAACTCTCCCAGAACGTCGAGGACGAACAGGAACTCAAACGAGAACTGGCATCGATGGGCGTCGAGGGCATTCCGGGCCTCGAGGGCATCGAGCGATCGACCGCAGACGACTAATCAACTATGAGCAGCCAAGAGCGAGAAGCGAAAGTCTACGTCAACGGATCGCTGGTGGGGACCCACCCAGATCCACACGAACTGGCCGAACAGATTCGCGAATCACGACGCATCGGCGACGTCAGCGAGATGGTCAACGTCTCCGTGAAAGAGCGGACGCGTGAAGTGATCGTCAACGCAGACGCCGGCCGAGCACGCCGACCACTGCTGGTTGTCGAAGACGGCGAGCCACGGATCTCCCAACAGGAGATCGAGGCACTCCAGGACGACGACCTCGAGTTCGAGGACTTAGTCGAGCACGGCTACATCGAGTTCATCGACGCCGAGGAAGAAGAGGACATCTACGTCGCCGTCGACGAAGACGATCTGACCGAGAAACACACGCACCTCGAGATCGATCCTCAACTCATCTTCGGGATCGGTGCGGGGATGATTCCGTACCCAGAACACAACGCCTCCCCGCGTATTACGATGGGGGCGGGGATGGTCAAACAGTCGCTGGGACTACCGAGTGCGAACTACCGAATTCGCCCGGACACGCGCCAGCACCTGCTGCACTACCCGCAGCTTTCGATGGTCAAGACGCAGACGACGGAGCAGATTG from Natronorubrum sediminis encodes the following:
- the hisE gene encoding phosphoribosyl-ATP diphosphatase: MDDTLEELFAVIEDRKETLPEDSYTASLFTHEKGENAVLEKLGEESTELVLAAKDDDHDEVAYEAADIVYHLLVLLSMKEMSLEDLEAELEARR
- a CDS encoding bifunctional nuclease family protein encodes the protein MQASIDAVRVAGTPQGPVPVVVLEVADEDDVVPIFIGFNEATSIARGLEAEDIGRPLTHDLLLDVLEELGSRVDRVVVNEIKERADGRGGTYIADLHVQTPRGETVIDCRPSDSLALAARTNVPIEITEDVFEDGRDESETFEQLEDIRTVTGEM
- the pdxT gene encoding pyridoxal 5'-phosphate synthase glutaminase subunit PdxT, with amino-acid sequence MSLTAGVVAVQGDVEEHAAAIERAVSAHGREVTVHEIRESGLVPECDLLAMPGGESTTISRFVQSEGIAPELRDHVGANKPLFVTCAGLIVASSDANDDRVEELDLVDVTIERNAFGRQKDSFEAPLAVDGLADDEPYPAVFIRAPAIDDVGETVEVLASWNGRPVAVRDGPVVGTAFHPELTLDSRIHELAFFENKDASVPALEHV
- a CDS encoding VOC family protein; translated protein: MTSPDLQRPASTRLGRCALTVSDESTVIEFYREVIGLEVVNRDPAVLGVDGTPLLEIDAEPDASPRDEASAGLFHVAIRVPSDAALADVLARIRDHWTLSGASDHGVSKALYCRDPEGNGVEVYVDRPESEWPREDDGSLQIGSWPLDLEELEEAKRPTAEADGPSAAPAETVPPDTTVGHVHLEVSSLEESRAFYADALGFDVMDTAPSAVFLAAGGYHHHIGINTWNRRSNPRSPDEQGLAWFELVVPSSEALEEIRTRLEADGHAVDERGDGIAVSDPDGTIVRLVTESESGTRPF
- a CDS encoding bacterio-opsin activator domain-containing protein; the protein is MTQPITVLVVDNEPGFAELAGEMLERERDAIVTKTATGACEALECLEKQPIDCIVSDYEMPTLTGLELLDRVRESDPELPFILFTGRGSEAVASEAIAAGVTQYLQKDSGSDQYAVLANQITNAVSQYRTETALHESKRRYQRTVTALHEATRDLMRAGTKAEIYEVAVETASDILDVSVAAAYAFEPGEGRLESAAVSAKSDGIIDPDESITREDGNLWSVFSEGESAYYKHVSQDAGALNATPPNQSELLVPLGTHGMLVAGTKTVDGFDETMQELFHTLAANTEAALDRAEREQLLREHDRTLTRQNEELTQLNHTNEIVREITHGVTQASTRSEIETTVCDRLADTERYCFAWIADSNDPMEPTAWAGVDTAFIDRVRDDGDRTPEFELIDETLEDGDVRVVRNVLEEEGWSQRRKEALTYGYQTVLAVALTDMDRHYGVLLVHVKGADSVGEREQDVLGELGETIGHAIRSVERTHAMVTDNRLEIEVACHDSRLLLNRVAKRVNGAITVEGVISRESDSYVVFVSAPTSTLPSVAQWASIETVSVVSEGDEQTLFELTVTSSPILNVLRTYDVHLQRATAADGTTTLALEVSQQVQTRSLVEAIQDHYADVELEARRETTTRSVRQIETHLEERLTTKQFEALQAAHYSGFFEWPRDSTGEDLAAALDISSPTYQYHLRAAERKLVSLVFDGSSR
- a CDS encoding group I intron-associated PD-(D/E)XK endonuclease; amino-acid sequence: MSNSKDVGDRTESKVLATLIEYGYNVSIPFGDNDKYDFVVGDSGDLYRIQCKTAWKNKAETIRFNTHSQTTKDGEYYEHTYGDAIDAFLVYYPATDTLYWVNEVDATTQKMELRFDSRIDHPSINWADSYEFDGTIPENCRPKHSHDRTG
- a CDS encoding DNA-directed RNA polymerase subunit H — encoded protein: MVDVSQHELVPEHTVLDEDVLEGVLTEYDIDRTDLPKIKRTDSALPDEAEVGDVIKIVRDSRTTDQAVVYRLVVE
- a CDS encoding DNA-directed RNA polymerase subunit B'', whose protein sequence is MATELNRSKRRDISREYFSKERLAEHHYRSFNSFLNRGMQRVVDEKETIDTDIGDKEGEEPVHVKLGDVRVVTPRVREADGSEELLYPQEARLRNITYSAPVFMEMSIVKGEEGDQRVVDSTETKIGRMPIMVGSDKCNIAGFSDEELIEIGEDPADPGGYFIVNGSERVLMTSEDLAPNKILAEYDTKYGDEIQVAKTFSQRRGYRALVLCERTRDGLLEVSFPSVSGSINFVTLVRALGLESDEEIVHKVSNDPEVVKYMLENLEEAEVQTEEEAIEELGKRVASGQGKNYQLKRANYVIDRYLLPHLHEDGVEEEDVRINKAHYLCRMAEACFELALGRRDSDDKDHYANKRLKVSGDLMKDLFRTALNKLARDVKYQLERANMRNRNLSVSTVVRSDVLTERLEHPIATGNWVGGRSGVSQLVDRTDFMGVLSHLRRLRSPLSRSQPHFEARDLHATQWGRICPSETPEGPNCGLVKNFAQAMELSQNVEDEQELKRELASMGVEGIPGLEGIERSTADD